Below is a genomic region from Anguilla anguilla isolate fAngAng1 chromosome 18, fAngAng1.pri, whole genome shotgun sequence.
aaaataaaagagcacaATTAAAAAAGCATAACTGTATGGTATTTGAGCCAGGCAAGGGCAATCTAACTACAGAGATTACATACACTGTATGGAGGCATGTCTATTTGCTGCCTAAGATGGGATCCGATCAGTGGGGCAAAGATCGTTGAAGGATgcctgagaggagaggagctgtGATGACCGTTGGCTCTGCTCGCAGCACTGGCGGGTGTGCAGAAATATTCATGTCGGGTGGGAGAGACTCATTAAAGATTACTGCAGGTCAGGGTAAGCAAGCGCTCCCAGAGCAGAGGCCAGAGGggctcccagcatgccctgggaTTATAAACAGAAAGCGCGAGGGAGAGGGATAAATCAGGCCCTCCGGAATGACCCTGTCCTATTCCAAGGAGGGGCGGCCATTCGGGCTTCGGCAGTTCCTCAAGCTCAGTCCTGTTGACGGCAGGAAACGAGGGACGCTAGCTCAAATCACGCACAGTCTGCCAGGCAATGGTGCGTCTGTGCTAGTCCTGCTTTGTGGCGTTCTGCTGCCTCTCAGCCCATGTCCCACCACCCCTACACGCCCCCGCCCCGTCTCCTGGGCtcccccacaaacacaaaaccacaagtAATCGACAGGTAAGACAAGAGAAAGGGCGAGAAGTGTGCTGTGATACACTATGCTACAATATGGCTGCAGTGCTGCACCTGTATTAAAGACCGCATCTGCATCTATGTGTACAGTGCAGCACAGCAGaacagaggagctgcagcaaTGTGAGGCCCATTTCCATGGGGAATTATCCCTGCACAGCACAATTCGGAGCAGCATGGCGCAGTACAACTCAGTGCAACTTAGCAAAACAACGTATGTACCACTCAGTAGATCTGAGTACAATTCAGAACAACTCAGTACAACTGCGTACATCTTAGTATACCTCTTTACCATTCAATGGAGCTAATTACGACCTAGTACAACCCAGCAGAACCCAGTAGAACCTGGTCTAAGTGTAACAGGAGGTAAAGCGAGGCGGTCTACCTTGGTGAAGGAGCTGCCCAGCTTGACATGGGGCGTGGTGGGGAACTCCCTCTTCTTGCTCATGGTGAGCGAGCCGGCCTCCAGGCTGTACAGGTTGCTCATGACCAGCAGCAGGTCGGACGTGGTCTTCACCGGCAGGAAGCGGCTGCGTGGCACGTTGATGCCCAGCGCGTTGTCGAAGCTCTTGATGGCCGCGCCCACCGCCGTCTCCAGCTGGATGACGTTCAGCCCACCGTCTATGGTCTGCAGGCCGGCGCGGGGAGAGAAGACAGCGTTCACACGCTTGCAGTGACCCGCGGAAACTACGCTCAGCTCCTTACAGAAGGGTGGAAGCGTCACATGACTGATGCAGCCAGCGAAAACACCAAGGTGCCCACGCTAGCCTGGCTCCACAGGGCCTTGGTCTTCCTGGTGAGCCCGGTGCTTCTGCACTTTGCCAGGTCTGCTCGCAAAGCTGTTCTGTTCGCTTCACTTCCAACTTCACCCTTTATTTTAAACTTGCATTTATTCAACCTTAGCATGGGAGGTCAAATGCAAACTTACAGTGAGGTCCTACGGCCTCAAGGAGGGCAAGCATCGAGAGGGATTGTGTAGCTTATCAACTGATTAGGTGACCAGAGGTCTGGAATTTTCCAGTTAAGGGTTTGTCAGTTTAGTCAAATTTGCTGTAACTGGCAGAAGCCTGGGTCCAATTTCCAAGAAAATCTTACAACAAAGATGCAGCCTGTCCCACGCTTATAGCCTAGCAGATGACTAGTTCACATTTTAGGATTTTTGTGAAGCTGATGCCCAAGCGAGCTACTGAGATAGTACTGGGAGCTGGAGAGAGATTCGTTATAAAATCtgagtgtttaaaaaatgaatcaattacCAATAATTACAGGCACTGTAAGAACTTCATACAACTTCAGCAAGCATTCACTGAATGCTACCTCACAGCAGACTGATATTTTAAATCTATTGCACCCTCCCCCCATGCCCACAAAACATTCAATGGTCCTTAAATCTGTTAACACTGGAGCTATACTGGTGGCCCTTAAAGCAGGAAACTGTCACCTTGGGGTTGAGGATGATCTCCATGTCCATGGCGTTCTGCTCCTGCAGCCTCTTGATGGCCTGCAGGGAGACCCACAGGTTGTTGGTGTTGAAGATCTTGAACTTGGTGACGGACTTGAACTCGTCCACGTGGGCCTTGGGCACCTGGGCGATCTCCAGCAGCCTCAGCTTGCCATCGTACTGTATGAGCGTCCCGCCCTGCGAGGGGAGAGGCAGCGTCACTCCTCAAACACAGGCCGATATTTAAGAcaagtttttaaatgttcactTTAACGAGCATTatcttacattacaggcatttagcagacgctcttatccagagcgactttttACATagaaattatacagctggatagatactgaagcaatgcaggataagcaccttcctcaagggtacaacagcagtggccTAATGGGGAATCAAACtggtgacctttaggttacaagaccaactccttagccatacTACACCACCGCCCAGTGACATTCAAGCACTGAAAAAATGTGCTATGGAAATCGTAACGAAAAACAGTAAACCTGCTGCTCTTGTAAATAACAGCAGGCAGTGCCAGAGCCTGCCATTAAATTCACTCTTGTTCATTTCTTTAAAGAGTAAAGATTTACAATTATTACAGTGCAATAATGTCTCAGAGCAAGTAGCTGCATTCGCAAGACACCGTTGTGTTTTAAAGTGTTCTGTGGTGTGGAGCAGCCCACGCTACGTAGCTATCCGCTTTGCTGTTCCAGTGGTGTGGAGCAGCCCACGCTACGTAGCTATCTGCTTTGCTCTTCCAGTGGTGCTCGTGAAATTGCTCTCGGCGAAACGGCCCCTGGCCTTGCGTCACTCTAACGGTACGCTAATGAAACCACTCGCTTTCTGGTaaaccacatttattttatattcatctTGCGTCAGACTTGAGACTGTGAAAgagactgagcatgtgcagtctGTGTATCTGAGCATGAGGTGTGCAGTTACTGCGCCAGAGGACTGCTCAAACTACAGAAGCAGACCAATCACAGAGGACCTGGGGATTACACCGCCAACTGACACCCTCCCCTGCTCGGGGTGATGTAATGGCCGATGATGCATTGCCCAATGGGCATAGTTGCCATGGGCAGCCCGGATTTGAAATGGGCAGCAGGAGGCGACACAGAACTTAGCACGAGAGTCTCAGAAGGGCGGGACACCAGACAGCTTCACAGATGTTTTTTAAGAAAGATTTCATAAAGATTCACCTTCTACATTCAAACCTTCAGAAACAAGGCTATTTTTCAGGCAAatgatttctgaaattaaatgaatttggaggggaaaaaaggcaggGAAGTGGTCCCCCGTGCCTTAAACGCAGTCGGAAACGAACAGCGGGACCGCGGGATGGCGGGGCAGTGCACCTTGACGTCGGCCCTGGTCTTGTCGGTGACCTCCATGATGAACTGGCAGCGCTTGCCGTTGGGCTGGTTCATCAGGTGGTTGAGGATGTGCAGGTCCACGGTGGCCCCCAGGTTGTCGATGTTGGAGACGAAGATGTACTCCTTGCCCTCGGCAATCAGCTGGTCCAGCAGGCCCGAGTTGTAGAAGCTGGCGTAGATGTCCCCGTGGCCCGGGGGGTACCAGACGTCCGCGTTCTCCCCCGTCATCTCCAGGTCCGTCGCCACCGGCAGCAGGGACTCCTTATTGATCCTCGGATACCTGACGGAGACGAGGAGCAAGGCCAGAAGTGTGGGAGAGAGCAGCCATTAACATCcctgcaccccgccccccacaacAATCCAATGTAATACAGAGAAACAACCCCACAAAGGCTGCATTCAAGCCAAAGCACCCACCAtgggaaacaaaaataacaaggTGATTACAAGCTTATGAAGCTGGTAATGTGGGAAGCTTACTGGGAAATGTTCACTTCAAGGCAGCCAATCCCGGCCCTCGAGAGCCCAAGGGGCCACTGGGTTACTTCAGTAACACTCAGCACTGAACTGATCTATTACAATTGGGGTGAAAATGGAAGCAAGCAGACCCCATGGCTCCCCGGGACTCCGGCTGCTCATCTCCGGCTGCCTAGTTTCTGTCGCCATCATTAccgcagaggaggaagaggaacaggCACTAACGCTTCTTTACGAATGGGGGAGGAGGACTACGGCCAGGAGTCAGAGATCAGGGTGGTACTGGCAGATCTGGTTAGAGTTACTGTTAATGGGATTATGCAGTGGCCACATCAAAGCTGCTCTTTGGCAGGTGAAGCGAGTCAAAGTGCCAGGAATCCGCATGACTGAAAAGGGAGGAGCATCAGTCCAGTCGCTACGCATTAAAGTGGTATCCAAGACGTCAACCGTCAACAAAGGGTGATTTGGACAGGTTTGTTTTGTCTACCGGTAAACGTTTGTTAAACTACATGTACCATAATCTCTGAAAGTCAGGGTAATTACAGTACAAACCAAATGCTGCTAGGAAAATGTCTGTCTGAGGATAATGCCCTGTCTGAGATTAACCAAACCGACCAAAGAAAACCAGCATCGTCCTAAGACCCCTGCACTTCAGGCCTCTGAGCTTGTCTGACCCCCTGCACTTCCtcaaatttttttgttgttgccatttttgtcccattttctccccaatttatcattataccaattccctgtgtgtatcacggtcctggtcgaagCGCTATCCTTCTGTTGGTCTgaggagggtgtagactaccaatatatgtggagtcgccagccgcttcttttcacctgacagcgaggagtttcactgagAGGGCGAAACGCAAATTTCATCAAAATTTTTACACGCGAAGTTCGATATACAGCTGCATTTTAATTGCTTCCCAAAGGCAAGCGAGACTTGTGACAAATTCTTCCTAGAAACCCCTCATCAAATATTAACACAACCCTATTATTGCAGGCAGAGcctcattcatttttaacatcCTGTTATTGCTAAAAGGGTACCGACTACAGGTCAATACAGTGCATTATGAGGAATGCATAAAATCCACACTATACAGTCTTGTGTAGCTGGGAGATGGATTTTTGGGTTTTACAAAGCGGTCGGCATAAGATCTGGGAACAAACAGGCCCCGTTTCTGCTATGCGGCAAAAGCATTCTCGAATTCGACCCGGTCAACAATTCCCTCCACCGAAAATGCCACTAATTTCTCTGCAGCCACATCATTCCAAAAACCCAAAATACTGAGCTGCAGGTACTGTCTGAAAACAAAGGCACTGTATACCTCAGATATGCCAAAGAATACAAAGCACATGCAACAGGTAGGATGAATTAAATGTGACAGTTTAAATACTCCTGCCAGCTATTTTTATGGTTTGAGTGCTTTTCCCATCTATTTTTATGGCTTAAGTCTGTAGATACCGTGGGTTATTATCTTCTGGAATAGGTCACTGTTTGGAACCTCAGTAGAAGCCGCAAGCCAGGGATAAAGTAATTTCCCCCTAATTTTACCAATTACGAGTTTTGGAGTTACACATTTTGTGAATTGTTCTCCACTTTAAATTACTGAATAAAAGCTGCTGGCCTTTTATTGCAAAGAATTCCCTTGACTGATCCAGTCGAggataaaagataaaataattatCCCACACTAAATATATCCATTTCATAACCGCTTGACTTGTCTTTTTATGGCCATACCCTAATTTTAGTTGGACAGAACGTGCTGATGCCGCCCGCTTTTAGTGTTGGCCCAGCTTGTAAATCACATTGGGACAGCATCGCTCTGTCACAGCcttgggtccccccccccctccaggacgGTAATGCTGAGGAGACGGGTGGGCGTGCCACTGGGATGAGTAATGAAGCCGTCACTCAGCGAATGCCGATCAGCTCTCTGCGTTAATGACAAACCAAGGCTGGCCTGTCTGAATGGGGTTAGCAGGGTTCAGAGGGGCTGTACCTGCTCTGGTTGAAGGTGTGGATCTTCACTCTATGGTGCGTATACTTCTGCAGGATCTTCTTGGTGTCTTCGTCGGTGTTGAAAGAGTTCATGAGAACGAGGGGCACATCTGTGTTGTAGGTCTTATTTAAGTGCTGTGGGAGAGGGGTAAATGAGAGaagaaactttatttttaaaaacgggCTCTCCATTGTCAACATGACGATTACACGCATACAGCGTCCTGCGTTCTGGAATGCACTCCTCCTTTTAGTTCAGACGTTCCTGTCAGCATGCGCTGCGTTGTGTTGTGCAATAACAGCTTCACCTTGTGATTGTGCAATACAACACTGCCACGCTAGCTTCGACAATTTCCCTCAATCTTACGGCTGTCAGAGAGCTACACAGGACAAacaatcataaaaaacatgccctccctccctgtcatGGTTCTTTATTCTTTCATCACTGAAAACGTCTCTAAACCCAGAGCAAATCTCTCACCCACAGCAATTTTATTAGAAACAGAATGCATGGGGAGGTGTCGTATTTGGAAGAACCAAGAATGCTCCACATAGATTGCCTTTATGAGGAAGACTTGCACGCACGTgtgtccaaccaaacactttccccGGAGGAGGCTCCTAGGTGTCCTTCACTGAGAACTGCTTGGAGATCCTGAAAAGGCTCTACATTGCCTTATTAATATGATTTATTCGGCTTTCTGTGGTCAGGCACTACACTGTGATGATCTGGCACTGTGTACAGTTGCTCTGAactaaaatgcacaaaaacaaatattgtggTCACTGAGCAGTAGCATGTTTACAAGCCTTTACGCGTGATATTGGTTTCCTTATTAGATGAGTTCATTCACTTTGGAGCTCATTCGGCCATATCTGAATGGTTAAAAAGTTAGCTGAGGTTAAGATGAGGTATGAGACAGAGTATGCTCTGTATTCGTAACTgacggggagaggaggggggtgggctcCAGGGGGGGCAGCCCAacaaccccccctctcctgcacACAGAAGGCGCTCTGTTCCCCTACAGAACTGCAGGCAAGCCCCTGGCCTCCTGGGCCCAAAACACAGAGCCTCTCTTTCCCCAGGACACTGAAGAAGAGGCGAGCTGCTAGCACACTCACAGGAGGCTGCTGAGGGAACCTCTCTACATTAGCAGAATAACTAAGCGAATGTGAGCGCGCTTAGGAAATTTAAATGAAGCTAAGATTACTGCGGGGAAAAGGAACTGCATGTGGTTGCAATTTTGAAATTCTTCAACGTAGTATTTTTATGGagttccctctttctctcaacAGTCTGAGGAAATGACAATCGAACTGTAAGATTACATTCAGAGGGATGACAGTTTATGCGATGCTGGGCATTTTTCAAAAGGATCATGGGTAATTTAAAACTTGGGACTCTGGAGAGGATCATGGGTAATGGAACACTGGCCACTTTGGGGGGATCTTGGGGAAAATGCAGCATTGGTCATGCTTTGCAGGGGGTCATGAGTCAATACTGGGCACTCTGCACAGGATCATGGGTAATGCAATATTTGCAGTTTGCAGAGGACCATGACAAATGCAACATTGATTCTGGGTAATGCAGTACAGGGCACTCTGCAGTGGATCTTGGGTACCCTTTGGTTATTCCATCATATTCTGATGGATTCTGATGGGATGCGCCCCCGCCCCTCGCAGCCGTACCTCGATCTGCTGCACGGTCAGGTCCAGGAAGGTGTTCTCGTTGCGCACGCTGATCAGGCTCTTGGGGCCCTTGCAGCCCATGCTGGTGCCCAGGCCGCCGTTGAGCTTCACCACCACCAGCTTGTTCAGGCTCTCCGCCACGCTGTCCGGCAGCCCCTTGGCCTTTATCCTCTCATAGGGCtggatctggggggggggggggggggggggcaaggacaCAACCTCAGCACCAGCGTGTTTAACCCCCAGGGGGGTTCCAGGTCAGCGGCTGACATGTttacgtgggggggggggggggaacattAACTTTGGGGGGGCGTCATCAGGCAGGGGTGAGCCTGATGACGCAACACGTGGCCTTCTTACAAAATCTTCAGCTCTCAGAGGCCAGACCTCTGGGCCAGGTGGGAGTCAGAGGAGAAGGCCATAGATTATATTGCATAAACCCTCCAGGTCAGTACTCAGTTCTGTATTCTAAAAGACAGGGTGCAATCTAAAGCATCACTTTGTAATAGCCACTGTGCATACAGCTCTGGAAACTCTGGCTACCAAACAGAAGGAAAGCAGGAGTGGTTAGCTTATAAAATCTTTGGTAAGACTATAAAGCATGGAACATCATattatttcaacatattttcCACAATTCAATACCATTTCTTGTAGCTGTATAATTCACCTTTACTGCAGAGTTTACATGTGATACGTCAATGTGGTTCACAGCCCAAACGTAACGTTCGACACCACCAGTCAGTGAATGAGACGTTAGGACTTTCAGCCAAGGGTCTGTCAAATTGGATGCGATGCCAGTGGACAGAAGAACGGGCCAAAGGCGATGACCTGGAGAAAGTCCCTGCAGGGCAGCTACCGTTTCAAAGGGCCCCATATCCATGACGTACGGGTCAGTGGTggccatacagcacacacatatacaactCTAAAGTcccaattcaaatgaaat
It encodes:
- the ugp2b gene encoding UDP-glucose pyrophosphorylase 2b isoform X2, with translation MAEFQEVMRQQLETSMHRELEKLLSTAKGNEAEVSKKDFEGFKELFHRFLQVKGPSVDWAKIHRPPEDSIQPYERIKAKGLPDSVAESLNKLVVVKLNGGLGTSMGCKGPKSLISVRNENTFLDLTVQQIEHLNKTYNTDVPLVLMNSFNTDEDTKKILQKYTHHRVKIHTFNQSRYPRINKESLLPVATDLEMTGENADVWYPPGHGDIYASFYNSGLLDQLIAEGKEYIFVSNIDNLGATVDLHILNHLMNQPNGKRCQFIMEVTDKTRADVKGGTLIQYDGKLRLLEIAQVPKAHVDEFKSVTKFKIFNTNNLWVSLQAIKRLQEQNAMDMEIILNPKTIDGGLNVIQLETAVGAAIKSFDNALGINVPRSRFLPVKTTSDLLLVMSNLYSLEAGSLTMSKKREFPTTPHVKLGSSFTKVQEYLTRFESIPDMLELDHLTVSGDVTFGKHVSLKGTVIIIANHGDRIDIPAGAVLENKIVSGNLRILDH
- the ugp2b gene encoding UDP-glucose pyrophosphorylase 2b isoform X1, which codes for MSFSVEDLRKTLPNGKMAEFQEVMRQQLETSMHRELEKLLSTAKGNEAEVSKKDFEGFKELFHRFLQVKGPSVDWAKIHRPPEDSIQPYERIKAKGLPDSVAESLNKLVVVKLNGGLGTSMGCKGPKSLISVRNENTFLDLTVQQIEHLNKTYNTDVPLVLMNSFNTDEDTKKILQKYTHHRVKIHTFNQSRYPRINKESLLPVATDLEMTGENADVWYPPGHGDIYASFYNSGLLDQLIAEGKEYIFVSNIDNLGATVDLHILNHLMNQPNGKRCQFIMEVTDKTRADVKGGTLIQYDGKLRLLEIAQVPKAHVDEFKSVTKFKIFNTNNLWVSLQAIKRLQEQNAMDMEIILNPKTIDGGLNVIQLETAVGAAIKSFDNALGINVPRSRFLPVKTTSDLLLVMSNLYSLEAGSLTMSKKREFPTTPHVKLGSSFTKVQEYLTRFESIPDMLELDHLTVSGDVTFGKHVSLKGTVIIIANHGDRIDIPAGAVLENKIVSGNLRILDH